One stretch of Bradyrhizobium canariense DNA includes these proteins:
- a CDS encoding YcjF family protein produces MSERSSHRRPATFKLDDPGVIVMDPDHSSRPARGTVHVTPEADPALLPVPLEAPLVPIRRGFRWGAVFWTALGGLVLLGLGLGITHLIEGLFARSEGLGFVGLAFAFAAALALTIIIAREAFGLARLATIERMHLRATEVLISDDRRASRTIVDDLLKLAHQNPQLARARATLQGHADDIIDGADMIKLAERELMTPLDQEARRLVSSAAQRVSIVTAVSPRALIDVLFVFVASLRMIRQLARLYGGRPGTLGMIRLMRHVIAHLAITGGMAASDSLVQQMLGHGIAAKLSQRLGEGVLNGLLTARLGLAAIEVTRPLPFTALPRPALADLAKDLLRKREDDA; encoded by the coding sequence ATGAGCGAGCGATCGTCTCATCGACGTCCCGCCACCTTCAAGCTGGACGATCCCGGCGTCATCGTGATGGATCCGGATCATTCCAGCCGCCCGGCTCGCGGCACCGTCCACGTCACGCCGGAAGCCGACCCAGCGCTGCTGCCGGTTCCGCTGGAGGCGCCGCTGGTTCCTATCCGGCGCGGTTTTCGCTGGGGCGCGGTGTTCTGGACCGCGCTCGGCGGGCTGGTTCTGCTTGGCCTCGGCCTTGGCATCACCCATTTGATCGAGGGCCTGTTCGCGCGCAGCGAAGGCCTCGGCTTTGTTGGCCTGGCGTTCGCCTTCGCCGCCGCGCTGGCGCTGACCATCATCATCGCGCGCGAGGCGTTTGGGCTGGCACGGCTCGCCACCATCGAGAGGATGCATCTGCGTGCCACTGAGGTGCTGATCAGCGACGATCGCAGGGCCAGCCGGACAATTGTCGACGATCTCCTGAAACTGGCGCACCAGAATCCGCAACTGGCCCGCGCCCGCGCCACACTGCAAGGCCACGCCGACGATATCATCGATGGCGCCGACATGATCAAACTGGCCGAGCGTGAATTGATGACGCCGCTCGATCAGGAAGCGCGCCGCCTCGTCTCCTCTGCCGCGCAACGCGTCTCGATCGTCACCGCGGTCAGCCCGCGCGCGCTGATCGACGTGCTGTTTGTTTTCGTGGCCTCGTTGCGGATGATCCGGCAACTGGCGCGGCTCTATGGCGGACGGCCGGGCACGCTCGGCATGATCCGGCTGATGCGTCACGTCATCGCCCACCTCGCCATCACCGGCGGCATGGCGGCGAGCGACAGCCTGGTTCAACAGATGCTCGGCCACGGCATCGCGGCAAAGCTGTCGCAGCGTCTTGGCGAGGGCGTCCTCAACGGTCTGCTCACCGCGCGACTGGGCCTTGCCGCCATCGAGGTCACGCGCCCGCTGCCATTCACCGCCTTGCCGCGGCCGGCGCTGGCGGATCTGGCGAAGGATCTGCTGCGCAAGCGCGAGGATGACGCGTAG
- a CDS encoding fumarylacetoacetate hydrolase family protein: MRLASFVDPSLGNEARFGIISGNHIVDVVAAANALHRAVPAISVKMALTSGPHTLAALKELVAAAEKEKLLLPIAGVKFLPPIPDPSKFFCVGKNNKRHREELAANKMLTEVPNEPTGFIKLISTMSGDGDEVVKPADITTLDYEPELCYVVGKRAHGVKKADAMDYISGFTLTNDVSAREIQKREVASGSRFWTAKNMPGFAPVGPYILTMDEVADTDNLWVTCDVNGKQRLRSNTGDYLYKIADVLEHFSRYVVFEPGDLIAMGAPSGVAVGQPNAAELYLQPGDDMVISFEGLMSLRTKIVGPA, from the coding sequence ATGCGTTTGGCTTCTTTTGTCGATCCGTCGCTGGGGAACGAGGCGCGGTTTGGCATCATCAGCGGCAATCACATTGTCGATGTCGTGGCGGCGGCCAATGCGCTGCATCGCGCGGTCCCGGCAATCTCGGTCAAGATGGCGCTGACCAGCGGTCCCCACACGCTTGCCGCTCTCAAGGAGTTGGTCGCGGCCGCTGAAAAAGAAAAACTGCTGCTGCCGATCGCGGGCGTCAAATTTCTGCCGCCGATCCCGGACCCGTCAAAGTTTTTTTGCGTCGGCAAAAACAACAAGCGGCATCGCGAAGAGCTCGCGGCCAACAAGATGCTGACCGAAGTGCCGAACGAGCCGACCGGTTTCATCAAGCTGATCAGCACGATGTCGGGGGATGGCGATGAAGTCGTCAAGCCGGCCGACATTACGACGCTCGATTACGAGCCGGAACTTTGTTACGTCGTCGGCAAGCGCGCCCATGGCGTGAAGAAGGCCGATGCGATGGACTATATTTCGGGCTTCACACTCACCAATGATGTCAGCGCCCGCGAAATCCAGAAGCGCGAAGTAGCCTCCGGCAGCCGGTTCTGGACCGCCAAGAACATGCCCGGCTTTGCGCCGGTCGGTCCTTACATCCTGACAATGGACGAAGTCGCCGATACCGACAATTTGTGGGTCACCTGCGACGTCAACGGAAAGCAGCGGCTGCGCTCGAACACCGGCGATTATCTCTACAAGATCGCCGATGTGCTGGAACACTTCTCGCGCTATGTCGTATTCGAGCCGGGCGATCTGATCGCGATGGGGGCGCCGAGCGGCGTTGCAGTCGGGCAGCCGAACGCCGCCGAACTTTATTTGCAGCCCGGCGACGACATGGTGATTTCGTTCGAGGGCCTGATGTCGCTGCGAACGAAGATCGTCGGGCCGGCCTAG
- a CDS encoding Bug family tripartite tricarboxylate transporter substrate binding protein, whose amino-acid sequence MLFRVAVPLLALCALASPVTAADYPDHAIRLIVPFAPGGGTDVLARIVADNLHKKWGQPVIVENQAGASGAIGTRAAMKAPADGYTLLMASTGALMAVSANADGDGPFDVNKYLSPIVIGAAPPYLLVANPNLPVKTTAELIRYAKEKPEGLTYGSSGIGAASHLSGLLFASATGIKLLHIPYKGTEPAVTDLLGGRIDIMFAPGPVVQQFVQSGQLKALGVTDTQRSKFYPDVPTVADAVPGYESVGWFGLLAPPKTPPEIVKKINEVIVAAMQTQEFRDHLATLGAEPKPQTPEEFGRYINADVAKWTKLVKDNNVQLPGGK is encoded by the coding sequence ATGCTTTTTCGTGTCGCCGTGCCGCTATTGGCACTCTGCGCTCTCGCCTCGCCGGTAACGGCGGCCGATTACCCCGATCACGCGATAAGACTGATCGTGCCGTTCGCGCCGGGAGGCGGCACCGACGTTCTGGCACGCATCGTCGCCGACAATCTGCACAAGAAATGGGGCCAGCCTGTCATCGTGGAAAACCAGGCGGGCGCGTCGGGTGCGATCGGCACCCGGGCCGCCATGAAGGCGCCGGCTGATGGCTACACGCTGCTGATGGCGTCGACCGGCGCGCTGATGGCGGTTTCCGCCAATGCCGATGGCGATGGTCCGTTTGACGTCAACAAATATCTCAGTCCCATCGTGATCGGTGCGGCGCCGCCTTATCTCCTCGTTGCTAATCCCAACCTGCCGGTGAAGACGACGGCGGAGCTGATCCGCTATGCCAAGGAAAAGCCGGAGGGACTGACATATGGCTCGTCAGGCATCGGCGCCGCCTCGCATCTTTCCGGTCTGCTGTTCGCGAGCGCCACCGGCATCAAGCTGCTGCATATTCCCTACAAAGGCACTGAACCGGCCGTGACCGATCTGCTCGGCGGACGTATCGATATCATGTTCGCGCCTGGGCCGGTGGTGCAGCAATTCGTGCAGTCTGGTCAATTGAAGGCGCTGGGCGTGACCGACACGCAGCGCTCCAAATTCTATCCTGACGTGCCGACGGTCGCCGATGCGGTGCCGGGATACGAGTCGGTCGGCTGGTTCGGCCTGCTGGCGCCGCCGAAGACGCCGCCCGAGATCGTCAAAAAGATCAATGAGGTGATTGTCGCGGCGATGCAGACGCAGGAGTTTCGCGATCATCTGGCGACGCTGGGCGCCGAGCCCAAGCCGCAAACGCCGGAAGAATTTGGCCGCTACATCAATGCCGATGTCGCCAAATGGACCAAGCTTGTGAAAGACAACAACGTGCAATTGCCGGGAGGAAAGTAG
- a CDS encoding alpha/beta hydrolase: MTVINGSTYEVLTEDLEFGRVGDAVLLARLYRPKGVSGFPAIVDVHGGAWTGGDRLNNAPMHEVIAAAGTAVLALDFRLAPAVPYPGSVADINLGIRWLKANVARWGGNAELVGGLGTSSGAHQLLLNVLRPRDPRYLALPLANAADVDANLAYLILCWPISDPVARYRMARATGNDRLVNNHHAFFGTEETMAEANPQHIVESGSSLKLPPALLIQGTNDANVTPDMADRFAAAYAKAGGQITLRKFKGQPHTFIPQNPTSPASVEALHVITDFIRLQTR, encoded by the coding sequence ATGACCGTGATAAATGGATCGACCTATGAGGTCCTCACCGAGGATCTCGAGTTCGGCCGGGTCGGCGATGCCGTGCTGCTGGCCCGTCTCTACCGCCCCAAAGGCGTGTCCGGTTTTCCGGCCATCGTCGACGTGCATGGCGGGGCGTGGACCGGCGGCGATCGGCTGAATAATGCACCGATGCATGAGGTGATCGCGGCCGCCGGCACCGCCGTGCTGGCGCTCGACTTCCGGCTTGCGCCGGCTGTGCCCTATCCCGGCTCCGTCGCCGACATCAATCTCGGGATACGATGGCTGAAGGCGAATGTGGCGCGATGGGGAGGCAATGCCGAGCTCGTTGGTGGGCTGGGAACATCCAGCGGCGCCCATCAATTGCTGCTGAACGTGTTGCGGCCTCGCGATCCGAGATATCTTGCTTTGCCGCTGGCGAACGCCGCAGACGTCGACGCCAACCTTGCTTATCTCATCCTGTGCTGGCCCATTTCGGATCCGGTCGCGCGATACCGGATGGCTAGGGCGACGGGCAACGACCGGCTGGTCAATAATCATCACGCGTTCTTTGGCACCGAAGAGACGATGGCCGAGGCCAATCCTCAGCACATCGTCGAATCCGGCTCATCGTTGAAACTGCCGCCGGCGCTGCTGATCCAGGGAACCAATGATGCCAATGTGACGCCTGATATGGCGGACCGGTTTGCGGCTGCTTATGCAAAGGCGGGCGGGCAGATCACACTTCGGAAGTTCAAGGGACAGCCGCACACGTTCATCCCGCAAAATCCGACCAGTCCCGCTTCGGTGGAAGCCCTGCATGTGATCACGGATTTTATCCGGCTTCAGACGCGCTGA
- a CDS encoding glycosyltransferase family 39 protein, translating to MTAMRLIYASVIDLRTDEAYYWTWSKENVLSFLDHPPVIAWFIRFGTAIFGDTNLGVRFAGVLAMLVTQLLLADIVRRVTHDVRAVVLAVLMPEAALYYGLLMAKVAPDVALIPFAVAMLWALIRLSESGDARWWLAAGLFAGLALLSKFTVVMLLPAVLAFTLVPAWRWRWLRSPWPWLAALIAVIVFLPVLIWNAEHDWASFRFQLVRATSTHELSLRTVGDFFGLQFGLVGFILLPVVLSGVTLSAWRGYRRFDAVAILLSTCVIVPFGYFFWKSLTLRVGDTWPMFMWPAGFAAAAINIAMLPREGWPAWMIRSTIAWANAAVISGIAFVVLVFLYYTVCPWNFIGQADPIGGEAGYEQVADRAQAELQKTGATWIATTDYRTYAMMRWYFKDRVPVIQINERGRFMGFRDPGIDAIRGHTGLYVARKPDDANPVWASTTAIREPLEQVDRVWRGMVMDTYALEKLTGWTPELSPPPDSPLYRWRVLAGDVPLLAHGANRGVAVAALAAARHERPPQGEF from the coding sequence ATGACGGCGATGCGGCTGATCTACGCCAGCGTGATCGATCTGCGCACGGATGAGGCCTATTACTGGACCTGGTCGAAGGAGAACGTGCTTTCCTTCCTCGATCATCCGCCTGTCATCGCGTGGTTCATCCGTTTCGGCACGGCGATCTTCGGCGACACCAATCTCGGCGTGCGGTTTGCCGGCGTGCTGGCCATGCTGGTCACGCAATTGCTGCTCGCCGACATCGTCCGCCGTGTCACGCATGATGTCCGCGCGGTGGTGCTGGCGGTCTTGATGCCGGAAGCGGCGCTCTATTACGGGCTGCTGATGGCCAAGGTCGCGCCCGACGTGGCGCTGATCCCGTTTGCGGTCGCCATGCTGTGGGCGTTGATCCGGCTAAGCGAGAGCGGGGACGCGCGCTGGTGGCTTGCCGCCGGACTGTTCGCCGGGCTGGCGCTGTTGTCGAAATTCACCGTCGTCATGCTGCTTCCGGCCGTGCTGGCCTTCACGCTGGTGCCGGCCTGGCGTTGGCGATGGCTGCGGAGCCCCTGGCCCTGGCTTGCAGCGCTGATTGCGGTCATCGTGTTCCTGCCGGTCCTGATCTGGAACGCCGAGCACGACTGGGCGTCCTTCAGATTCCAGCTCGTGCGCGCGACCTCGACCCACGAACTGTCGTTGCGCACCGTCGGCGACTTCTTTGGCCTGCAGTTCGGGCTGGTCGGATTCATTCTGCTGCCGGTGGTGCTATCAGGCGTGACGCTATCGGCGTGGCGGGGTTATCGACGGTTTGATGCGGTGGCTATCCTGCTTTCGACCTGCGTCATCGTTCCCTTCGGCTATTTTTTCTGGAAGTCGCTGACGCTGCGGGTGGGCGACACCTGGCCGATGTTCATGTGGCCGGCCGGATTCGCCGCCGCGGCCATCAATATCGCGATGCTGCCGCGCGAAGGCTGGCCGGCATGGATGATCAGATCGACGATCGCGTGGGCGAATGCGGCGGTCATTTCCGGCATCGCCTTCGTGGTTCTGGTGTTTCTTTATTACACCGTCTGCCCCTGGAATTTCATCGGCCAGGCCGACCCGATCGGCGGCGAGGCCGGTTACGAGCAGGTCGCGGACCGGGCACAGGCCGAGTTGCAAAAGACAGGCGCGACCTGGATTGCCACCACGGACTACCGGACCTACGCCATGATGCGCTGGTATTTCAAAGATCGCGTGCCGGTGATCCAGATCAACGAGCGTGGACGTTTCATGGGCTTTCGCGACCCTGGCATCGACGCGATCCGGGGCCACACCGGGCTTTACGTCGCGCGCAAGCCGGATGATGCCAATCCGGTGTGGGCTTCCACGACGGCGATCAGGGAGCCGCTCGAACAGGTCGATCGTGTCTGGCGCGGAATGGTGATGGACACCTACGCGCTGGAGAAACTGACCGGCTGGACGCCGGAGCTGTCGCCGCCGCCGGATTCGCCGCTGTATCGCTGGCGCGTGCTGGCGGGCGACGTCCCGCTTCTGGCGCATGGCGCCAATCGCGGCGTTGCTGTTGCCGCATTGGCTGCGGCGCGTCATGAACGTCCGCCGCAAGGAGAATTCTAG